The nucleotide sequence CCCGGTCCTCCAGGGCCTTCATCTTGCGCGGTGTGAACGCGCGCGAGACCAGGGCGCGGTGGACGGTGTGCAGCGGCGGGTCCTCGTTGATGAAGACGCCCTGCGGGATTTGCGGGTCCGCCTTGATGACCTCAAGGATGTTGCCCTTCCCCGAGATCAGGCGCTTGTTGTCGCGGACGGCCGCCTCGACGTCGTCGAACCGGCTCAGCGCGAAGAAGCCGTGGCGTTCGTTGTGGTAAAGCGGCGCCTCGTCGCGCAGCCGTTTGTAGACAGGGCCGGGATTCCTGGAGATCTCGGAGTCGTACGGGTCGTAATACGGTTCGGTGTTCGTCATCGTCCCCCCAGCCGTTCGACGAGTGGAGCGAAGGTCCCCATGGCGTTTTGCGGCACGGTCACATAACTGGTCCCGAAATCCTCGCGGTTGGCCAGCAGCCGTTGTTCCATTTCGTCGAGCGTGCCCACCAGTACATTCGGGTGGTCGGGCAGGACGTCGGCGTCGACCGAGATCCACCCGGCGATGTCCTTGTAGGTGGCCGCTGGGTCGTCGGTGACGACCGTGAAGTAGGGCGAGCCTTCGATCTCGATGTCGGCCAGGCGGTCGGTGGCCGCTTCTTTCACCAGTTCATACCTCCGGATCGCTTCCTGACGCGGCGTCAGGCCCGCTGCGTTCACGGGGTCGAAGGGCACATTGGAGATGCTGACGATGTCCGCCTCCCGCGCGGCCAGCGACAGGATCCGCTTGCGGTTCCCGCCGATCATCAAGGGCGGGCGCGGCTTCTGTACGGGGACCGGCAGCCCCGCGTATCCGGTGACGTTCAGGTGCTCGCCGGCCAGGTCGATCGGTTCGCCGGACCAGTGCGCCTTCAGTAGGGCGATGACTTCCTCCAGCCGGTCGACGCGCACCTTGCCGGGATCGAAGGGGATGCCCAGGGCCTGGTACTCCGGTGCGTGCAGGCCGGCGCCGATACCCATTTCGAGTCGGCCGTCGGAGAGCAGATCGATGGTCGCGGCTTCCTTCGCCAGCGCCGCGGGCACGTGGTAGTCGATGCAGAACACCCGGCAGCCGATCCGCAAGGCCTGGGTGACTGCGGCGGCAGCGGCCATCGCGGCGATTGGCGCTAGATGCTGCGGCGGCATGCTGCATGCCCGAGCGGCCGGGCCGCGTCCAAGGTAGTGGTCGGAGACGAACAGAGTCGAGTATCCGAGCCCCTCGACTTCACGAGCGAGATCGAACCACTCGCGCGCGGACGTGGCCCGCGTGGCCTGGACGCCGAAACGGAATGGCTTGTGAATCATGCGTACACCTCGATGCGTTCGGCCGGCGGAGGACGCACTCACCCGGCGAATTTGCGAACGTTCGCACCACCTGGTCCGGAAAGGACGCGAGGGATGCAACATGCCTGCATGTGGATCGGTCCCGGGGCCGGCTTGCGTCTGATCGGGCGCCGTCGGGTGCTTCCGGATATCGACGCGGGCCACCGGCTTGCACGTGCCGCACCACTCCCTGCGTCGCCTCCTCCGCGGCGACGCGACCTGGGCGAGCAGTGCCACGTGCCGGTTGTCATGCGCCCGGCAGCGGCGGATGACCGCGGCCAGGCCGGTCGGGCCGCCGGTGGCGACGGTCGCCCTTTCGGCGCCTTCGGTCATTCGTTTCGCTCTCTCCTGGTAGGAGCGTTGGCCGGTCGGTGTCAGGGAGTCGACGGCGGTCTCGTCCGATACTGAACAAACGTATAGCACAATGTCTTACAGTCGTATAGTGTGCGTGCGAGCGGCCTGCCGATCCAGCGCGGCCTGTCTCTTCAGCCCCTGGCTCCGGCGCTGGATGGTGAAGGAACGAGGCGGGAGCGGACAACTCGCAACACGCAAGGGGGACCGAACTTGGCAGCACCGAGAGAACAGCCCGTCGAGGACTGTCCTGGTTTCCCCACACACCGGGATCTCTCGGATATGTCGGGGCGCCTCGAGTGACTCGCGAGCCCGAGAGCGCCCGGGCACCGCGTTTTCTCCGTCAACGAGACCGGGACGAGGTCCACCCAAGCAGGCGGAGAGCTCGCTGACGCGTCCACGCAACACAGCATCCGATGTGGTCTCCCCGACCGCATCAGTCGGCAGCCGATTCGGGGACAACCCCGGAATCAGGGGCGGCAACGCCGACTTCATCGAACATCTCGCGTGGCCTCGACACGGTCGACGCCTGACAGAGGAGGAATGCCATGAAGCGGCTGGAAGGCAAAGTCGCCGTCGTCACTGGTGCCGGATCGGGCATAGGCCGCTCATCGGCATTCTTGTTTGCCGACGAAGGCGCTCGCGTGGTGTGTGCCGACGTGAGCGGACGAGAGAACTTGACGGCCGCGTCGATCGGCGACGCGGCGGTCGCGGTGCGAGTCGATGTCGCGAACGGCGATGACGTGAAACGCATGATCGCTACCGCCGTCGAGACGTACGGCCGCATCGATGTGCTCTTCAACAACGCCGGCATTACCGGTGCCGTCGAGCCCTTTCTGGAGACGACGGAGCAATCCTTCGACCAACTGATGGCCGTGAACGTCAAGGGCGTCTTCCTGGGTATGCAGGCGGCGATACCGGTCATGCTCGAAGCGGGCGGCGGATCGATC is from Yinghuangia sp. ASG 101 and encodes:
- a CDS encoding TIGR03621 family F420-dependent LLM class oxidoreductase; amino-acid sequence: MIHKPFRFGVQATRATSAREWFDLAREVEGLGYSTLFVSDHYLGRGPAARACSMPPQHLAPIAAMAAAAAVTQALRIGCRVFCIDYHVPAALAKEAATIDLLSDGRLEMGIGAGLHAPEYQALGIPFDPGKVRVDRLEEVIALLKAHWSGEPIDLAGEHLNVTGYAGLPVPVQKPRPPLMIGGNRKRILSLAAREADIVSISNVPFDPVNAAGLTPRQEAIRRYELVKEAATDRLADIEIEGSPYFTVVTDDPAATYKDIAGWISVDADVLPDHPNVLVGTLDEMEQRLLANREDFGTSYVTVPQNAMGTFAPLVERLGGR
- a CDS encoding SDR family NAD(P)-dependent oxidoreductase gives rise to the protein MKRLEGKVAVVTGAGSGIGRSSAFLFADEGARVVCADVSGRENLTAASIGDAAVAVRVDVANGDDVKRMIATAVETYGRIDVLFNNAGITGAVEPFLETTEQSFDQLMAVNVKGVFLGMQAAIPVMLEAGGGSIVNTASAGGLVGWKGLAAYAATKGAVVQLTKSVALDYAKRGIRVNAICPGMTWTGTSNAPDDSLPPEGVRLPQPMARFGLPGELANAALFLASDESSFVTGVALPVDGGYVAR